One genomic window of Actinoplanes lobatus includes the following:
- a CDS encoding DegT/DnrJ/EryC1/StrS family aminotransferase: MKPATAPPAGVPFFTQAKSFDARWPEIARHLHDVFDRGKFSHGRKVEELEQAIAGYTGARFAVAVNNGTDALTLLLRAAGIGPGDEVVVPAFTFVASASSVALARARPTFADIDPDTYGIDPASAEAAITPRTAGIMPVHLFTQMCDMEGVLQVAARHGITVLEDSAEAIGMRWDGRHAGLLGAGGVLSFFPTKTLGAIGDAGMIITDDPGIADRAGTLRHHGRIGRTIDHIAGISNLSGASGTNSKMDDLQAAVLLAKLPHLDDDIATRARLAEAYTARLTGVPGVRKTPRVVTRPVPTDSVFYVYLIEVDRRDDLVAHLTARGIGTEVYYPIPLHTQPVFAELGYRQGRFPHAEAACRHAVGLPFHPDLSIDDVDRVCDAVREFYTGSAA, encoded by the coding sequence GTGAAGCCAGCAACGGCACCACCTGCCGGTGTCCCGTTCTTCACCCAGGCGAAAAGCTTCGACGCCAGGTGGCCGGAGATCGCCCGGCACCTCCACGACGTCTTCGACCGCGGCAAGTTCTCGCACGGCCGCAAGGTCGAGGAACTGGAGCAGGCGATCGCCGGCTACACCGGCGCCCGGTTCGCGGTGGCCGTCAACAACGGCACGGACGCCCTGACGCTGCTGCTGCGCGCCGCCGGGATCGGCCCGGGCGACGAGGTCGTGGTGCCCGCCTTCACCTTCGTGGCGTCGGCCAGCTCGGTGGCGCTGGCACGGGCCCGCCCCACCTTCGCCGACATCGACCCGGACACCTACGGCATCGATCCCGCCTCCGCCGAGGCGGCGATCACGCCCCGGACCGCCGGGATCATGCCGGTGCACCTGTTCACGCAGATGTGCGACATGGAGGGTGTGCTCCAGGTCGCCGCCCGGCACGGGATCACGGTGCTGGAGGACAGCGCCGAGGCGATCGGCATGCGCTGGGACGGGCGGCACGCCGGGCTGCTCGGCGCGGGTGGCGTGCTCTCGTTCTTCCCGACCAAGACGCTCGGCGCGATCGGTGACGCCGGAATGATCATCACGGACGACCCGGGGATCGCCGACCGGGCCGGCACGCTGCGCCACCACGGGCGCATCGGCCGGACCATCGACCACATCGCGGGGATCTCCAACCTCTCCGGCGCCTCCGGCACCAACAGCAAGATGGACGATCTGCAGGCCGCGGTCCTGCTCGCCAAACTGCCGCACCTGGACGACGACATCGCCACCCGGGCCCGGCTCGCCGAGGCCTACACCGCGCGGCTCACCGGCGTGCCGGGGGTGCGGAAGACGCCGCGGGTGGTGACCCGGCCGGTGCCCACCGACTCGGTCTTCTACGTCTACCTGATCGAGGTGGACCGCCGCGACGACCTGGTCGCGCACCTCACCGCCCGGGGCATCGGCACCGAGGTCTACTACCCGATCCCGCTGCACACCCAACCCGTCTTCGCCGAGCTGGGCTATCGCCAGGGCCGGTTCCCGCACGCCGAGGCGGCCTGCCGGCACGCGGTCGGCCTGCCGTTCCACCCCGACCTGAGCATCGACGACGTGGACCGGGTGTGCGACGCCGTCCGCGAGTTCTACACCGGGAGCGCCGCGTGA
- a CDS encoding polyprenyl synthetase family protein, with product MSADQETGLPPAAQAAAAARDRLLARADERIGELLAGERARWSAVHDLAAAPVEAIETLVGSGGKRLRPSLVISGYLAAGGDEAASGPVVDAAAAIELLHAFLLLHDDVFDDSALRRGRPTAHEHHADQHRAAGWAGESRRYGEAVAILAGDLAHGYADRLTADLPADARRIWFELREEVLVGQFLDLRAAAGRRFDAPLARWIAIAKSGRYSIQRPLALGAVLAGRPDLIEPFTRFGDALGEAFQLRDDLIDTYGDSAASGKPSRLDVAGHKMTLLLALAAAQNDRIGDLLDRAETDAGTGAATLIGELDRLGVREQVEKHIDELVAEAGTALDGVDLSPGWDPALRLTANHVAYRDR from the coding sequence ATGTCCGCAGATCAGGAAACCGGCCTGCCGCCGGCCGCTCAGGCCGCGGCCGCGGCCCGGGACCGCCTGCTCGCCCGCGCCGACGAACGCATCGGCGAGCTGCTGGCCGGCGAGCGCGCCCGGTGGTCCGCGGTGCACGACCTGGCGGCCGCCCCGGTCGAGGCGATCGAGACGCTGGTCGGATCCGGGGGCAAGCGGCTCCGGCCGTCCCTCGTGATCAGCGGTTACCTCGCCGCGGGCGGTGACGAGGCGGCGTCCGGGCCGGTCGTCGACGCGGCCGCGGCGATCGAACTGCTGCACGCCTTCCTGCTGCTGCACGACGACGTCTTCGACGACTCGGCGCTGCGCCGCGGCCGGCCGACCGCCCACGAGCACCACGCCGATCAGCACCGCGCCGCCGGGTGGGCCGGAGAGTCCCGCCGCTACGGCGAGGCGGTGGCGATCCTCGCCGGCGACCTGGCGCACGGCTACGCCGACCGGCTGACGGCCGACCTGCCCGCCGACGCCCGCCGGATCTGGTTCGAGCTGCGCGAGGAGGTCCTCGTCGGGCAGTTCCTCGATCTGCGGGCGGCGGCCGGGCGCCGGTTCGACGCCCCGCTGGCCCGCTGGATCGCCATCGCCAAGTCCGGCCGGTACAGCATCCAGCGGCCGCTCGCCCTCGGCGCCGTCCTGGCCGGGCGGCCCGATCTGATCGAGCCGTTCACCCGCTTCGGCGACGCGCTCGGCGAGGCGTTCCAGCTTCGCGACGACCTGATCGACACGTACGGCGACTCCGCCGCCTCGGGCAAGCCGTCCCGACTCGACGTCGCCGGGCACAAGATGACCCTGCTCCTGGCCCTCGCGGCCGCCCAGAACGACCGGATCGGCGACCTGCTCGACCGCGCCGAGACCGATGCCGGGACCGGCGCCGCGACGCTGATCGGCGAGCTCGACCGGCTCGGGGTACGCGAGCAGGTGGAGAAGCACATCGACGAGCTGGTGGCCGAGGCCGGAACCGCCCTCGACGGGGTCGACCTGTCACCCGGCTGGGATCCGGCACTGCGGCTGACGGCGAATCACGTCGCCTACCGCGACCGGTGA
- a CDS encoding Gfo/Idh/MocA family oxidoreductase, whose product MFHVLIIGFGRSGHGLHLPVLRRLREGRHAGLFTGAPIVVHDPYAPAPAPEPDLRSLADLATAPAVAPPDETVVHLCTPPEVRVRVLRELAARGYRRFLVEKPVATDEASAEQILDLRRRLGLHLVVVAPWLASTLTAGLRRLVTDGTLGTLSRIDILQTKPRLGRTLRGDGHPTALDVEVPHSTGVALRLAGPARLVDAGWTDMRAGDQVVPRMGTGRLTLAHATGARTHIFTDLTSPIRERRITLTFTGGQAVGFYPSSETDHYAHLRTSGLAHPGARQMFVDDSLTEFMLRAYTAFRDETDHELDLLLNMDVVRLISAAKTRITAAEQATRPPTLAGTSHG is encoded by the coding sequence ATGTTCCATGTCTTGATCATCGGCTTCGGGCGCTCGGGCCACGGCCTGCACCTGCCCGTCCTGCGCAGGCTGCGCGAGGGGCGGCACGCCGGCCTGTTCACGGGCGCGCCGATCGTGGTCCACGACCCGTACGCGCCCGCACCGGCCCCCGAGCCGGACCTGCGGTCGCTCGCCGACCTGGCCACCGCCCCCGCCGTGGCGCCGCCGGACGAGACCGTGGTGCATCTCTGCACCCCACCCGAGGTACGGGTTCGCGTCCTGCGCGAGCTGGCCGCGAGGGGCTACCGGCGTTTCCTGGTGGAGAAGCCGGTGGCCACCGACGAGGCCTCGGCCGAGCAGATCCTCGACCTGCGGCGCCGCCTCGGCCTGCACCTGGTGGTGGTGGCGCCGTGGCTGGCCAGCACCCTCACCGCCGGCCTGCGCCGGCTGGTCACGGACGGCACGCTCGGCACGCTCAGCCGCATCGACATCCTCCAGACCAAGCCGCGCCTCGGGCGTACGCTGCGCGGCGACGGCCACCCGACCGCGCTCGACGTCGAGGTGCCGCACTCGACCGGCGTGGCGCTGCGCCTGGCCGGCCCCGCCCGGCTGGTCGACGCCGGCTGGACCGACATGCGCGCCGGCGACCAGGTGGTCCCGCGGATGGGCACCGGCCGGCTGACCCTGGCACACGCCACCGGTGCCCGTACGCACATCTTCACCGACCTCACCTCGCCGATCCGCGAGCGGCGGATCACCCTGACCTTCACCGGGGGACAGGCCGTCGGGTTCTACCCGAGCAGCGAGACCGACCACTACGCGCATCTGCGGACCTCCGGACTGGCCCATCCCGGCGCACGGCAGATGTTCGTCGACGACTCGCTGACCGAGTTCATGCTGCGCGCGTACACGGCGTTCCGGGACGAGACCGACCACGAGCTGGACCTGCTGCTCAACATGGACGTGGTACGCCTGATCAGCGCGGCGAAGACCCGGATCACGGCGGCCGAGCAGGCGACGCGGCCGCCGACGCTCGCCGGGACCAGTCATGGCTGA
- a CDS encoding sugar phosphate isomerase/epimerase family protein yields the protein MAERRLTVAPSGITLGGIGDEAAPDLAGQIEAHTRLGWSAIELRNVDGHALADLGDGAFEQARESIAAAGLRVTCVDSRIANWGRPISGNLGADVAELATLAPRCRALGTRYVRIMSYPNDGLTAAQWGAEVVRRIRLLAAQAADEGLVLLHENCAGWAGESAERTLRLLDAVQSPALRLVFDIGNGLAYGYQGYHFLTQVVDAVAHVHIKDGVVRAGTPVWTGPGDGDCRVADCLRLLAERNWTGVCSIEPHLNVQPHAGVTDAGAAGKDAFVAYGRRLEELLRTADPRLRVRT from the coding sequence ATGGCTGAGCGGCGGCTGACCGTGGCGCCCTCGGGCATCACCCTGGGCGGCATCGGCGACGAGGCGGCCCCCGATCTGGCCGGGCAGATCGAGGCGCACACCCGGCTCGGCTGGTCGGCGATCGAGCTGCGCAACGTCGATGGCCACGCTCTGGCCGACCTCGGCGACGGCGCCTTCGAGCAGGCCCGGGAGTCGATCGCCGCGGCCGGCCTGCGGGTGACCTGTGTGGACTCGCGGATCGCGAACTGGGGCCGGCCGATCAGCGGCAACCTGGGCGCCGATGTCGCCGAGCTGGCCACCCTCGCGCCGCGCTGCCGGGCGCTGGGCACCCGGTACGTGCGCATCATGTCCTACCCCAACGACGGGCTGACCGCGGCACAGTGGGGCGCCGAGGTGGTCCGCCGGATCCGGTTGCTCGCCGCCCAGGCGGCCGACGAGGGACTGGTCCTGCTGCACGAGAACTGTGCCGGCTGGGCGGGGGAGAGCGCCGAACGGACGCTGCGCCTGCTGGACGCGGTGCAGAGCCCCGCACTACGGCTCGTCTTCGACATCGGCAACGGCCTGGCGTACGGCTACCAGGGCTACCACTTCCTCACCCAGGTGGTCGACGCGGTGGCGCACGTGCACATCAAGGACGGCGTCGTCCGGGCCGGCACCCCGGTCTGGACCGGTCCCGGTGACGGCGACTGCCGGGTCGCCGACTGCCTGCGCCTGCTCGCCGAACGGAACTGGACCGGGGTCTGCTCCATCGAACCGCACCTCAACGTCCAGCCGCACGCCGGCGTGACCGACGCCGGGGCCGCCGGGAAGGACGCCTTCGTGGCGTACGGCCGGCGGCTCGAGGAGCTGCTGCGCACCGCCGACCCGCGACTACGGGTCCGCACGTGA
- a CDS encoding M20 family metallopeptidase: MSAPQIPAGQVELRRADRDLLLRLLAVDTVSPLETGVLSDGLWQAQRAYAAAAAEQGFVVARHEAPTAADLTGTGVPESVRRAAADPGFLACQPSLVLRLGPRRAAARTVMFNVHLDTVAGLEPVREEADRIHGRGAVDAKGPAVALLAGVRAALETEPRLTDRVTVLIQAVAGEEGGAMGVFGTRPLVRAGFTGRINLFCEPTGGRLLDHCTASMTACLSVDGEDAIDDRPGAGHNATVLLGYLAQHLAVALSAGTAGGQVCVAGMHTGDAHNRVYGSGRLLLNLSYGTPEAGRALAAATEQAVAEGLASFRTVFAGRPGFARTATDAAAVTRLEWLKRDLPALTPSADPVARALLEEHAGLPRWPADEPGFTCDAIWMQGVPGAHTAVFGPGDLAANRAHAAGEYVDVADLERYAAAIGRVLVQFSRTES; encoded by the coding sequence GTGAGCGCCCCGCAGATCCCGGCCGGGCAGGTGGAGCTGCGGCGCGCGGACCGTGACCTCCTGCTGCGCCTGCTCGCCGTGGACACCGTCAGCCCGCTGGAGACCGGGGTCCTCTCGGACGGTCTGTGGCAGGCCCAGCGTGCCTACGCGGCCGCGGCGGCGGAGCAGGGTTTCGTGGTGGCCCGGCACGAGGCGCCGACCGCCGCCGACCTGACCGGGACCGGGGTGCCGGAGTCGGTCCGGCGGGCGGCGGCCGACCCGGGGTTCCTCGCCTGCCAGCCGAGCCTGGTGCTCCGGCTCGGTCCGCGGCGGGCCGCCGCCCGCACCGTGATGTTCAACGTCCACCTCGACACGGTCGCCGGCCTGGAGCCGGTCCGGGAGGAGGCGGACCGGATCCACGGCCGCGGCGCGGTGGACGCCAAGGGCCCGGCGGTGGCCCTGCTCGCCGGCGTCCGCGCCGCACTGGAGACCGAGCCGCGGCTCACCGACCGGGTCACCGTGCTGATCCAGGCGGTGGCCGGCGAGGAGGGCGGCGCGATGGGGGTCTTCGGCACCCGGCCCCTGGTGCGGGCCGGCTTCACCGGCCGGATCAACCTGTTCTGCGAACCGACCGGCGGCCGGCTGCTGGACCACTGCACCGCGTCGATGACCGCGTGCCTGTCGGTCGACGGGGAGGACGCCATCGACGACCGGCCCGGCGCCGGGCACAACGCGACAGTGCTCCTCGGCTACCTGGCCCAGCACCTGGCCGTGGCGCTGTCCGCCGGGACCGCGGGCGGACAGGTCTGCGTCGCCGGGATGCACACCGGCGACGCCCACAACCGGGTGTACGGCTCGGGCCGCCTGCTGCTCAACCTGTCGTACGGCACCCCGGAGGCGGGCCGGGCGCTGGCCGCCGCGACCGAACAGGCCGTGGCCGAGGGGCTCGCCTCCTTCCGTACCGTCTTCGCCGGCCGGCCGGGATTCGCCCGGACCGCGACCGACGCCGCCGCGGTGACCCGCCTGGAATGGCTCAAGCGCGACCTGCCCGCGCTGACCCCGTCCGCCGACCCGGTCGCCCGGGCGCTCCTGGAGGAGCACGCCGGACTGCCGCGCTGGCCGGCGGACGAGCCGGGCTTCACCTGCGACGCCATCTGGATGCAGGGGGTGCCCGGCGCGCACACCGCCGTGTTCGGGCCCGGCGATCTCGCCGCCAACCGGGCACACGCGGCGGGGGAGTACGTCGACGTGGCCGACCTCGAGCGGTACGCCGCCGCGATCGGCCGTGTCCTGGTCCAGTTCAGCCGAACCGAAAGTTGA
- a CDS encoding Ldh family oxidoreductase, producing the protein MTSASTVAVTGDVSVAYPDLITFTTGVFEHHGVPAARARTAAEALCHGDLTGVRSHGLANLTRLYLPLFAEGRADPVAEPRVLADRGASVLLDGGRALGLWLAAEAVDLAVERAREHGVGLVSIRNATHFGCAGFHAARAVPHDMVGLLAGNCGRQRIARPPGARPALLGTNPLSIAAPAGPHHPFVLDMSTTVVPTGRIRAAERAGETIPVGWLEDTGGRAVTDPGALDRREAYVQWLGGSPETGAFKGYGLALLVEVLAAAVAGAGLGPDPEAFGGDGGPTGRDDDIGVFALAVAPGELRGADGFRQTVTGLFGALLDSPAVRPGQAVRYPGWYEAERAGEYRRDGVPLGAALAAELRTVAEQTGVAFPEVAR; encoded by the coding sequence ATGACCTCAGCAAGCACCGTGGCGGTGACCGGAGACGTCTCGGTCGCCTACCCGGACCTGATCACCTTCACCACCGGCGTCTTCGAACATCACGGGGTGCCGGCCGCTCGGGCCAGGACGGCGGCCGAGGCCCTGTGCCACGGCGACCTGACCGGCGTGCGATCGCACGGGCTGGCCAATCTGACCCGCCTCTACCTGCCCCTGTTCGCCGAGGGGCGGGCCGATCCGGTCGCCGAACCGCGGGTGCTCGCCGACCGCGGCGCCAGCGTGCTGCTCGACGGCGGCCGGGCGCTGGGCCTGTGGCTGGCCGCCGAGGCGGTGGACCTCGCCGTCGAACGGGCCCGCGAGCACGGTGTCGGCCTGGTGTCGATCCGCAACGCCACCCACTTCGGCTGCGCGGGCTTCCACGCGGCCCGCGCCGTCCCGCACGACATGGTCGGCCTGTTGGCCGGCAACTGCGGCCGGCAGCGGATCGCCCGGCCCCCGGGCGCCCGGCCCGCGCTGCTCGGCACCAACCCGCTGAGCATCGCCGCGCCGGCCGGCCCGCACCACCCCTTCGTGCTGGACATGAGCACGACGGTGGTGCCGACCGGGCGGATCCGGGCGGCCGAGCGCGCCGGCGAGACGATCCCGGTGGGCTGGCTGGAGGACACCGGCGGCCGGGCGGTCACCGACCCGGGCGCGCTGGACCGGCGGGAGGCGTACGTGCAGTGGCTCGGCGGCTCGCCGGAGACCGGCGCCTTCAAGGGGTACGGGCTCGCGCTGCTGGTCGAGGTGCTGGCGGCCGCGGTCGCCGGAGCCGGCCTGGGCCCCGATCCGGAGGCGTTCGGCGGCGACGGCGGCCCCACCGGCCGGGACGACGACATCGGTGTCTTCGCCCTGGCCGTCGCGCCCGGCGAACTGCGCGGCGCGGACGGCTTCCGGCAGACCGTCACCGGGCTGTTCGGCGCGCTGCTCGACAGCCCGGCGGTGCGGCCCGGCCAGGCGGTCCGCTACCCCGGCTGGTACGAGGCGGAGCGGGCCGGCGAGTACCGGCGAGACGGTGTTCCGCTCGGCGCGGCCCTCGCGGCCGAACTGCGTACGGTCGCCGAACAGACCGGCGTCGCCTTCCCGGAGGTGGCGCGATGA
- a CDS encoding Gfo/Idh/MocA family protein: MSESSSTLRVGVIGLGVISRFYVEAFAGVPGIRLEAVCDLRPEVLAPFAGRARRYTGHREMLAAGGIDAVVVNAPNDVHLEICRDVLNAGLPVCVEKPLALDVAGGRELSDLARARGLTLFTAFHRRYNDNVLRLRDGLPAGVPIAGLTVRYLEKIEEHAGTDSWYLDPGRCGGGCVADNGPNAYDLVRLFLGEVSVEDVRVTRDGAGVDQQAVVELRSAGGVPARVELDWAYPGETKDVTVRLADGTTVYADMLAGHSEFKSSLWHEYVAVLTDFAAAVRGEPSSHRTEDGLAALRLVEQTYAREER; this comes from the coding sequence ATGAGCGAGTCGTCGAGCACGCTGCGGGTGGGTGTGATCGGCCTCGGCGTGATCTCCCGGTTCTACGTCGAGGCGTTCGCCGGGGTGCCCGGCATCCGCCTCGAGGCGGTGTGCGACCTGCGCCCGGAGGTGCTCGCCCCGTTCGCCGGGCGGGCGCGGCGGTACACCGGCCACCGGGAGATGCTGGCGGCCGGTGGGATCGACGCCGTCGTGGTCAACGCCCCGAACGACGTGCACCTGGAGATCTGCCGGGACGTGCTGAACGCGGGCCTGCCGGTCTGCGTGGAGAAGCCGCTGGCCCTCGACGTCGCCGGGGGCCGCGAACTGTCCGATCTGGCCCGTGCCCGTGGGCTCACCCTGTTCACCGCCTTCCACCGCCGGTACAACGACAACGTCCTGCGGCTGCGCGACGGGCTGCCGGCCGGGGTGCCGATCGCCGGCCTGACCGTGCGGTACCTGGAGAAGATCGAGGAACACGCCGGCACGGACAGCTGGTACCTGGACCCGGGCCGGTGCGGTGGCGGCTGCGTCGCCGACAACGGGCCGAACGCGTACGACCTGGTGCGGCTCTTCCTCGGTGAGGTCTCCGTCGAGGACGTCCGGGTGACCCGGGACGGCGCCGGCGTCGACCAGCAGGCCGTCGTGGAGCTGCGGTCCGCCGGCGGGGTCCCGGCCCGGGTCGAGCTGGACTGGGCCTACCCCGGAGAGACCAAGGACGTCACGGTACGGCTGGCCGACGGGACCACCGTGTACGCCGACATGCTGGCCGGCCACTCCGAGTTCAAGAGCTCGCTGTGGCACGAGTACGTCGCGGTGCTCACCGACTTCGCGGCGGCGGTGCGGGGCGAGCCGTCGTCGCACCGTACCGAGGACGGTCTCGCCGCGCTCCGGCTGGTCGAGCAGACGTACGCCCGGGAGGAGCGATGA
- a CDS encoding alpha/beta hydrolase, with protein sequence MNPAEDGPKRPVRAVVVKTLVHRRDDRGMSLEPFASRCVRAGEVHELVTTDHTETAAGARIDRVGFLGFAEVGNAGVLDRGDEVVIGGEVVGTVLGFDGCHFPNHYNVLIHTPVPVTGPDLGLKPEIEIQFRPARRFPKENSMSANRAITFDVALHDGDPVRYPVHAELFLPEGETPESVQVLISGLTYDSRYWTLPGENDYVAHQVRAGRAVLALDRIGTGRSGRPPATEVTVDGNLAVLHQVITALRAGHAGLPAFRRVVAVGHSLGSGLALLEAAEHGDLDGVVVTGLQHRLGPLHDEVAGGLYPAALDPAFEADAAPDGYLTTQPGKRADFYEHPGAVTPELSKWHEETKSTVTLGEGGTLQRIYDPAVPAGVQVPVLLVVGAEDRIFGGGDAATVLAHERQLYAPAARLEVFVLPAAGHALNVHTNAAEWFAAAGAWIDGILR encoded by the coding sequence ATGAACCCGGCCGAGGACGGGCCGAAGCGCCCGGTCCGCGCGGTGGTCGTCAAGACGCTGGTCCACCGGCGTGACGACCGCGGCATGAGCCTGGAGCCGTTCGCGAGCCGTTGCGTGCGGGCCGGCGAGGTGCACGAGCTGGTCACCACCGACCACACCGAGACCGCCGCGGGCGCCCGGATCGACCGGGTCGGCTTCCTCGGGTTCGCCGAGGTCGGCAACGCCGGCGTGCTGGACCGCGGCGACGAGGTGGTGATCGGCGGCGAGGTGGTGGGCACGGTGCTCGGCTTCGACGGCTGCCACTTCCCGAACCACTACAACGTGCTGATCCACACCCCGGTGCCGGTCACCGGACCCGACCTGGGCCTGAAGCCGGAGATCGAGATCCAGTTCCGCCCAGCCCGGCGTTTCCCGAAGGAGAACAGCATGTCAGCCAACCGTGCGATCACGTTCGACGTCGCGCTGCACGACGGCGATCCGGTCCGTTACCCGGTGCACGCCGAGCTCTTCCTGCCCGAGGGCGAGACCCCCGAGTCCGTTCAGGTCCTGATCTCCGGACTGACCTACGACAGCCGGTACTGGACGCTGCCCGGGGAGAACGACTACGTGGCACACCAGGTCCGGGCCGGTCGCGCCGTGCTGGCCCTGGACCGGATCGGCACCGGGCGCAGCGGCCGGCCGCCGGCCACCGAGGTCACCGTGGACGGCAACCTCGCGGTGCTGCACCAGGTGATCACCGCGCTGCGGGCCGGTCACGCCGGCCTGCCCGCGTTCCGCCGGGTGGTCGCGGTCGGGCACTCGCTCGGCTCCGGCCTGGCGCTGCTGGAGGCCGCCGAGCACGGGGACCTCGACGGCGTGGTGGTCACCGGGCTCCAGCACCGCCTCGGCCCGCTCCACGACGAGGTCGCCGGTGGGCTCTACCCGGCGGCGCTCGATCCGGCGTTCGAGGCGGACGCCGCGCCGGACGGGTACCTCACCACCCAGCCCGGAAAGCGGGCCGACTTCTACGAGCACCCCGGCGCGGTGACACCCGAGCTGAGCAAGTGGCACGAGGAGACGAAGTCGACGGTCACCCTCGGCGAGGGCGGCACCCTCCAGCGGATCTACGACCCGGCGGTGCCGGCCGGCGTACAGGTCCCGGTCCTGCTGGTGGTGGGAGCCGAGGACCGGATCTTCGGCGGCGGTGACGCCGCCACGGTCCTCGCGCACGAGCGTCAGCTGTACGCGCCCGCGGCCCGGCTGGAGGTGTTCGTGCTCCCCGCCGCCGGTCATGCGCTGAACGTGCACACGAACGCCGCGGAGTGGTTCGCCGCCGCCGGCGCCTGGATCGACGGGATCCTCCGGTGA
- a CDS encoding NAD(P)/FAD-dependent oxidoreductase, giving the protein MTAPAVGGHAIVLGASLTGLVMARVMADHVERVTIVERDTLPDRPAWRRGVPQARHTHNLLAAGQRALDELFPGLTGQLRTAGMVPVRMPRDMLLLVAGGWVNRFDGPHVVLTGTRDLLDHHVRSRLREIPNVDWLEATEATGLLAAEDGGVAGVRVRTRTAGGGTEESDLRADLVVDATGRTSQAANWLRALGYDAPEESVVDPRTSYATCVFEPGPDQRRDWKCILIQSTEREPRQGILNPIEGGRWMVSVTGMNGERPPHDHDGFVEFARGLRTPVLYEALRTATPVSPVYGSGRTENRRRHYERLSRWPDRFIVAGDAFGSFNPSYGQGISVAARTAVTVGRAMAAARERNGGRLPAGLAARLRKPIAAEVNAAWALSAAADSGYPWAREGRQPLPDRLAGRYMQRLLRVVTDDQRAASALFDMTHLVAPPTVVFRPGIVAAVLRGPRRTVIDTVTPPADRGLIFEGERS; this is encoded by the coding sequence GTGACCGCCCCGGCCGTCGGCGGCCACGCGATCGTGCTCGGCGCCAGCCTCACCGGCCTGGTCATGGCCCGGGTCATGGCCGACCACGTGGAACGGGTGACGATCGTCGAGCGCGACACGCTGCCGGACCGGCCCGCCTGGCGGCGCGGTGTGCCGCAGGCGCGGCACACCCACAACCTGCTCGCCGCCGGGCAGCGGGCGCTCGACGAGCTCTTCCCCGGCCTCACCGGCCAGTTGCGCACGGCCGGCATGGTGCCGGTCCGGATGCCCCGCGACATGCTGCTGCTGGTCGCCGGCGGCTGGGTGAACCGGTTCGACGGCCCGCACGTGGTGCTGACCGGGACGCGCGACCTGCTGGACCATCACGTGCGGTCCCGGCTTCGCGAGATCCCGAACGTCGACTGGCTGGAGGCCACCGAGGCGACCGGTCTGCTCGCCGCCGAGGACGGTGGCGTCGCCGGGGTCCGGGTCCGCACCCGGACCGCCGGCGGCGGCACCGAGGAGAGCGACCTGCGGGCCGACCTGGTGGTGGACGCGACGGGCCGCACCTCACAGGCGGCGAACTGGCTGCGGGCCCTCGGGTACGACGCGCCGGAGGAGTCCGTGGTGGACCCCCGGACCTCCTACGCGACGTGCGTGTTCGAGCCCGGGCCGGATCAGCGGCGCGACTGGAAGTGCATCCTGATCCAGTCCACCGAACGGGAACCGCGCCAGGGCATCCTCAACCCGATCGAGGGCGGGCGCTGGATGGTGTCGGTGACCGGGATGAACGGGGAACGCCCGCCACACGATCACGACGGCTTCGTGGAATTCGCGCGGGGACTGCGTACCCCGGTGCTCTACGAGGCGCTGCGGACCGCGACCCCGGTGTCGCCGGTGTACGGGTCCGGCCGTACCGAGAACCGCCGCCGGCACTACGAGCGGCTGTCCCGCTGGCCGGACCGGTTCATCGTGGCCGGTGACGCGTTCGGCTCCTTCAACCCCTCGTACGGCCAGGGCATCTCGGTGGCCGCCCGGACCGCGGTGACGGTGGGCAGGGCGATGGCCGCGGCCCGGGAGCGCAACGGCGGCCGCCTGCCGGCCGGGCTCGCGGCCCGCCTGCGCAAACCGATCGCGGCCGAGGTGAACGCGGCCTGGGCGCTGTCGGCGGCGGCCGACTCGGGCTACCCCTGGGCGCGCGAGGGCAGGCAGCCGCTGCCGGACCGGCTCGCCGGCCGGTACATGCAGCGCCTGCTCCGGGTGGTCACCGACGACCAGCGTGCGGCCAGCGCGCTGTTCGACATGACGCATCTGGTCGCGCCGCCCACCGTGGTCTTCCGGCCGGGCATCGTGGCCGCGGTGCTCCGCGGCCCCCGCCGGACCGTCATCGACACCGTCACACCCCCGGCCGACCGGGGCCTGATCTTCGAGGGGGAGCGGTCATGA